The following proteins come from a genomic window of Pyxidicoccus sp. MSG2:
- a CDS encoding glutathione S-transferase family protein yields the protein MNTNALPPLTLLEVADTGLPSIESYSPFCLKVHRALKYAGLPYTRNCAGNPASHRTHNPTGQVPVLLVGGEAVPDSTAILARIIQLVPGRIASSPEALLWEELADTAFNGFLVAARWADERNWPATRAAYFGAMPAPVRAVVPGLLRRKVVKGLVARDVWRAGPEACWRRFGTLLDSLDARAPEQGFWLPVGLSVADLALFGQLHSLRTPLTPWQAEQVAHRKRLSAWLDRVDEATRGTATPLRAVG from the coding sequence ATGAACACGAACGCACTTCCGCCCCTGACGCTGCTCGAGGTGGCCGACACCGGTCTCCCCAGCATCGAGAGCTATTCCCCCTTCTGCCTCAAGGTGCACCGCGCCCTGAAGTACGCGGGCCTGCCCTATACGCGGAACTGCGCGGGGAACCCGGCGTCGCACCGGACCCACAACCCCACCGGACAGGTGCCCGTGCTGCTGGTGGGCGGCGAGGCCGTGCCGGACTCCACCGCCATCCTTGCCCGCATCATCCAGCTCGTCCCGGGCCGCATCGCCTCCAGCCCGGAGGCCCTGCTCTGGGAGGAGCTGGCCGACACGGCCTTCAACGGCTTCCTGGTGGCGGCGCGGTGGGCGGACGAGCGCAACTGGCCGGCCACGCGCGCCGCCTACTTCGGCGCCATGCCAGCACCGGTGCGCGCGGTGGTGCCGGGGCTGCTCCGTCGCAAGGTGGTGAAGGGGCTGGTGGCACGCGACGTGTGGCGCGCGGGCCCGGAGGCGTGCTGGCGGCGGTTCGGGACGCTGCTGGACTCGCTCGACGCGCGCGCCCCCGAGCAGGGCTTCTGGCTCCCTGTCGGACTCAGCGTGGCGGACCTGGCCCTCTTCGGCCAGCTGCACAGCCTGCGCACGCCCCTCACGCCCTGGCAGGCGGAACAGGTGGCGCACCGCAAGCGGCTGAGCGCGTGGCTGGACCGGGTGGACGAGGCCACCCGCGGCACGGCCACACCCCTTCGCGCCGTGGGCTGA
- a CDS encoding TetR/AcrR family transcriptional regulator has protein sequence MDRVKPLRADGRRNRERIVAAAAELVGRDGAQASLEEIARRAGVGSATLHRHFPSRHALLEAVFRDGVAQLCARAAAQPGEDPAAELAAWLEEVTVYTANNRGLAAVLLTGPDGLSAEELCCTDMLLDVLNVLVARASSAGAIHAGTTTKDLMMLANAIAVANEDDPLTARRVLRLALTGIRP, from the coding sequence GTGGATCGTGTGAAGCCGTTGCGAGCGGACGGGAGACGCAACCGGGAGCGGATTGTCGCGGCCGCCGCGGAGCTGGTCGGCAGGGATGGCGCGCAGGCGTCGCTCGAGGAGATCGCGCGGCGGGCGGGGGTAGGCTCGGCGACCCTGCACCGGCACTTCCCGTCGCGGCACGCGCTGTTGGAGGCGGTATTCCGCGATGGCGTCGCGCAGCTCTGTGCGCGGGCAGCCGCGCAACCGGGCGAGGATCCCGCCGCCGAGTTGGCGGCCTGGCTCGAGGAGGTGACGGTCTACACCGCGAACAACCGCGGGCTTGCCGCTGTGCTGCTGACCGGCCCGGATGGCCTCTCGGCCGAAGAACTCTGCTGCACCGACATGCTGCTCGACGTGTTGAACGTCCTGGTGGCACGGGCGTCATCGGCGGGCGCGATTCACGCCGGCACCACCACGAAGGACCTGATGATGCTGGCGAACGCGATCGCCGTCGCCAACGAAGACGATCCGCTCACCGCGCGCCGGGTGCTGCGCCTCGCGCTCACCGGCATACGGCCGTGA
- a CDS encoding NmrA family NAD(P)-binding protein, producing MSSTAPVLVTAATGRQGGATARALLAEGSTSVRVMVRNPEAPNARALAAAGAEVVVGDLDDPASLRAACAGARAVFSMQSPIMSATGVDFSKERQQGRNLVEAALAEGVGTLVHTATSGVGDHRNVEGWAEGRWKSHEEYWENKLATCDLVRNAGFKHWTLILPATFMDQPMLDPACFVDGRRLLTVIRTDRPIALIAPEDVGKAAAAAINNPATFNGVTLQLAGDLLTLPQIAEILSRLDGKEYVVQSGTVEEAVAAGLHPGVARGLTYMNVAPLLARPEIARSYGLSLMSFETWARQRREMT from the coding sequence ATGAGCAGCACCGCTCCCGTTCTCGTCACCGCCGCCACAGGACGCCAGGGTGGCGCCACCGCCCGGGCGCTGCTGGCCGAAGGCAGCACATCGGTGCGCGTGATGGTGCGCAATCCGGAGGCGCCAAACGCCAGGGCCCTCGCGGCGGCTGGCGCCGAGGTGGTCGTCGGGGACCTCGACGATCCGGCGTCGTTGCGCGCCGCCTGCGCCGGGGCACGGGCGGTCTTCTCGATGCAGTCACCGATCATGTCCGCGACCGGTGTCGACTTCAGCAAGGAGCGCCAGCAAGGGAGGAACCTCGTCGAGGCCGCGCTTGCCGAGGGCGTCGGGACGCTCGTGCACACCGCGACGTCCGGCGTCGGCGACCACCGCAACGTCGAGGGCTGGGCGGAGGGGCGCTGGAAGTCGCACGAGGAGTACTGGGAGAACAAGCTTGCCACCTGCGATCTCGTACGCAACGCGGGTTTCAAGCACTGGACCCTCATCCTGCCCGCCACCTTCATGGATCAACCCATGTTGGATCCCGCCTGCTTCGTCGACGGGCGCCGGTTGCTCACGGTGATCAGGACCGATCGGCCCATCGCGCTGATCGCGCCGGAGGACGTCGGCAAGGCGGCCGCGGCGGCGATCAACAATCCCGCGACGTTCAACGGTGTGACGCTGCAGCTCGCGGGTGACCTGCTCACGCTTCCCCAGATCGCCGAGATCCTCTCTCGCCTCGACGGCAAGGAGTACGTGGTCCAGTCCGGCACGGTCGAGGAGGCGGTCGCGGCCGGCCTGCATCCCGGCGTGGCGCGAGGCCTGACGTACATGAACGTCGCCCCGCTGCTGGCACGGCCCGAGATCGCGCGTTCCTACGGCCTTTCGCTCATGAGCTTCGAGACCTGGGCGCGCCAGCGTCGCGAGATGACCTGA
- a CDS encoding LamG domain-containing protein, whose amino-acid sequence MPDQRLMKTYADRSYTFTTMVRHNGTVVAFALDEQRVIYYSVLALDNPGEAKGELDVDFWSEEPRALPFPSELAEVGFATAGATSMPVVKKGGREETPLELAPEEVDPFLSTTARLTAGGTTLQVVSDGKHLFLFRQSLRDVHPDAVFKLSGGGSSGDRSREDYVRAADGSKVPLTRESVLCDRFVLSGSELQPCMEVRYRRSRHQSLPDSQTDTLGTEDMDGKPFFEPTQELSFIRNVSRGRFAVALLPTQITGFRRWQFFSFNALTKRIDAFNLEQGEDGLFNTQGSLLYTSPEPRYQGAILERAPGICPFTKRELVPLLPERDFAETALEFDGKDDRVEVAGSKPLAFEGKTYTLEAWVQPKALGRNLPMTVLRKHSSSANGSYDLAILEDGKVRLRHDVTDGAVTSTGVVTAGQYHHLAVTYDGTTVSLYLDGVLTGSKAMDFKPDAEDPLVIGAAHGQKGGATNLFQGVIDEVRLWERARSAAELARDKGFRLVGNEPGLVAYYRIDEGLGGTLYDQTDNLLHGEATGSPTWVTSGAPVGERPSLHRDSFVVENRVVTSGMAALLYYQQETTGSGDSRSGEPQKRQARLMLSFATHGRGPQKKATRNQYAAVLDFAVARDGRLAQVQDVARLPWLEEPRKQANAKEVRKAEEAVTKAEARVAEVQSQLTSTRAELAALEKPTPGGNLVLTLYWFTIEVYEPNRYLCVRDSKEGSDVIASMPIHGLHRDYLDWRFIAAASDKGGYRLQNRKSQMYLEWGTSGFVQHATSTDWTWQRSKPSSYVQNLSVVHAGSGHPAHQGEFLVLTSEAGALGLSSNGLTGPAACRLVTRELIEDLDVVLARMRKDLAELELALKSAEQAQGEARMTLAQLTLGAKGSEVSLRMSILSVDRRGLPVAGALLAFAETTNTPFLVDSSTGQVILYFRGMAEGELMAAYYEPSVTREVVQLGEAAEGLTLVATSAGLDADGIQVSLADGTSAERCKLTVKARSFTETWTDVPRSPKLLAEVLSGQARPEFLGNVASVSGTTLTLARGAQRSLAAGDRIQVGTQVLQVSTLTQPKATKLTLKAAPQGTLTAGQAVRFLPYDYGQAVSDLPGSTLAQGSLWLRPVPTLSVTTLANGEGKQVLSTTPGRWHGDAPGRDLSFTGQTYLASPSGQDTTPLALRGDVTLETWLLPTAVDTSSVVLACAPAARTPESSNLALALDGKTYVRFGDEVVLAEVDFTLELRLKRTKTGVAEVLLAHGATAEDGNPRLLLSFNKAGKLSCGFGKDSLTGSTAVKDTNWHHVAVTHDAESLEAVLYLDGKKVAGKELSSAYSGEGGLFLGAEVLADGTASSPSTCQVDEVRVWDHARTAQSIVSGQELRVAGDTPGLLACWHFVEEEARDIALAGGESGGTYAGTPAFVASPLAPLVSPLAPLEYMLALVKAKEKDVRSALALDGQTYVHCGDALELSGKSFTVELWLKRTRDKVPGCVLFHGSTLAEDGNRLALSLTADNKLVLSMKAGTTDAQVAVKDMEWHHYAFTHNAQSKAVVLYCDGARVDNVTRSEAYAGEGEWGLGGLGPDVGDEALAVPAACGLDEVRVWNSARSLDTIKGDKGKRMSGGEAGLLACWGFNDTRVRDATGRQFHCSVVGTPGWMKSPIDAGFKVLAGVGDSYVLSQESFPVGSWRHVAFAFQQSWGIQLRAGAWLEAAHADAFQLTGDLTLEVFLTVEALGRRQPLMGKGSFQDGSGQQAPYMFGINEAGKLSFTFEADGGRKEFLSDGGVEAGKFHRVAVVRKACNSRTEKKGTLEIAGKSVEVVESVEVKEWDDLRFYIDGREVGVKRYEGAEPLGHGGPLYFGRMAEGTDTYSLIGTLAEVRMWSRALDPAQLGVPLKPKDTGLVARWRFPEKEGNVTQDDGQSYPVRLRGASRVKSPNPAGSQAWLYVNGKGVALQAVAVTGSEVSALPQVGAGLNLGGVWDGDALKAGFKGELEEVRIWDRLRTEEQVLDNLFTRLKGEKEDLVAYYTFDLDSTRTESMRVNDNGLRGNHLEMPEASHRPVPALSTAPVSNDTARVRSALAGVRTPFHAPIDSSPAVAEYGDLQRDATGGMRGAMKRAYSFTLEGAWHLVTGYKVGNLVTEWVSQAQFAPQVIGFIEGAPPVPSENLTAGVIEYTGEVPGDLSRIEFVQADEVTTTIAASADTSMQGSLALTLGTGLGQDVEIVTAPLGLGTSTPVVNVLAEGSGTVRTELSGGWMSDGSVSRSQRRSRNMAVSLAGNWEDPKKPRADGLERRIVPSNVGFALVQSETADVYSLRLEHNRALVGYRMVPNPDIPRDWNLIPFPINPLYTKQGTLDGCIGFSSAGKVLDPDYPMASAYGEYSYFKPSEAYALKRRILREEQQELSYFRSFDTGSQLTQSGVNEVVNKARKALEGVIGELPGMALPASNTEETARAFARRNLCNTYVWTAKGGFFAETTETTDVVTESQNGHFTYNVMGEAHFGFNLEIAGVGIGLQLDASFGGGQTFTRAKSSEASRAFGLEMQLGLPANIQKYDATGPVFDTNNQPVLVPGKVDAYRFMSFYLDTDRRHFDDLFRKVIDPHWLEQSSEANALALRQARQTEKVPPCWRILHRVTFISRLLPDVPPANAPGVEKAMRAENVSSNYELIQRLEPYVREHLGSQARLAEATRQALKSYLPELVPHADQVIQYLSLYYEVPG is encoded by the coding sequence ATGCCTGACCAACGGTTGATGAAGACGTATGCAGACCGCTCCTACACCTTCACCACCATGGTGCGTCACAACGGCACCGTGGTGGCCTTCGCCCTGGATGAGCAGCGGGTCATCTATTATTCCGTCCTCGCGCTCGACAACCCGGGCGAAGCCAAGGGGGAGCTCGACGTCGACTTCTGGAGCGAGGAGCCCAGGGCCCTCCCCTTCCCCTCCGAGCTCGCCGAGGTCGGCTTCGCGACGGCGGGCGCCACGTCCATGCCTGTCGTCAAGAAGGGCGGCCGGGAAGAGACGCCGCTGGAGCTGGCCCCCGAGGAGGTCGACCCCTTCCTCTCCACCACCGCGCGGCTGACCGCGGGGGGAACGACGCTCCAGGTCGTCTCCGACGGCAAGCACCTCTTCCTCTTCCGACAGTCCCTCCGCGACGTCCACCCCGACGCCGTGTTCAAGCTCAGTGGCGGCGGCTCCTCGGGAGACCGCTCCCGCGAGGACTACGTGCGCGCGGCGGACGGCTCGAAGGTGCCCCTGACGCGCGAGTCCGTGCTGTGCGACCGCTTCGTGCTGTCCGGCTCGGAGCTCCAGCCGTGCATGGAGGTCCGCTACCGCCGGAGCCGGCACCAGTCGCTCCCCGACAGCCAGACGGACACCCTCGGCACCGAGGACATGGACGGCAAGCCCTTCTTCGAGCCCACCCAGGAGCTGTCGTTCATCCGCAATGTCTCGCGGGGCCGCTTCGCCGTCGCGCTGCTCCCCACGCAGATAACCGGGTTCCGGCGCTGGCAGTTCTTCAGCTTCAACGCCCTCACCAAGCGCATCGACGCCTTCAACCTGGAGCAGGGAGAGGACGGGCTGTTCAACACCCAGGGCTCGCTGCTCTACACCAGCCCGGAGCCCAGATATCAGGGCGCCATCCTGGAGCGCGCCCCCGGCATCTGTCCCTTCACCAAGAGGGAGCTGGTGCCGCTGCTGCCAGAGCGGGACTTCGCGGAGACGGCGCTGGAGTTCGACGGCAAGGACGACCGCGTCGAGGTCGCCGGGTCGAAGCCGCTCGCCTTCGAGGGGAAGACGTACACGCTCGAGGCCTGGGTCCAGCCGAAGGCGCTCGGCCGGAACCTGCCGATGACCGTGCTACGCAAGCACTCCTCTTCGGCGAATGGCAGCTACGACCTGGCCATCCTCGAGGACGGGAAGGTGCGCCTGCGCCATGACGTCACCGATGGCGCAGTCACTTCCACCGGGGTGGTCACCGCCGGGCAGTACCACCACCTCGCCGTCACCTACGACGGCACCACCGTCAGCCTCTACCTGGACGGAGTGCTGACGGGCTCCAAGGCGATGGACTTCAAGCCGGACGCGGAGGATCCGCTCGTCATCGGCGCCGCCCACGGGCAGAAGGGCGGGGCCACCAACCTCTTCCAGGGCGTCATCGACGAGGTCCGCCTCTGGGAGCGCGCGCGGAGCGCGGCCGAGCTGGCGCGGGACAAGGGCTTCCGGCTGGTGGGCAACGAGCCGGGTCTCGTCGCGTACTACCGCATCGACGAGGGCCTGGGCGGCACGCTGTACGACCAGACCGACAACCTGCTGCACGGTGAGGCCACGGGCTCACCCACCTGGGTGACGTCGGGAGCGCCGGTGGGGGAGCGCCCCTCGCTGCACCGCGACAGCTTCGTCGTCGAGAACCGCGTCGTCACCTCGGGCATGGCCGCGCTCCTCTACTACCAGCAGGAGACGACCGGCAGCGGCGACAGCCGGAGCGGGGAGCCGCAGAAGCGGCAGGCGCGGTTGATGCTCTCCTTCGCCACCCACGGTCGGGGTCCCCAGAAGAAGGCGACGCGCAACCAGTACGCCGCGGTGCTCGACTTCGCCGTGGCCCGAGACGGCCGCCTCGCGCAGGTTCAGGACGTCGCCCGGCTGCCATGGCTCGAAGAGCCCCGGAAGCAGGCCAACGCGAAGGAGGTGCGCAAAGCCGAGGAAGCCGTCACGAAGGCGGAGGCGCGCGTGGCGGAGGTCCAGTCCCAGCTCACCTCCACCCGGGCCGAGCTGGCCGCCCTCGAGAAGCCCACGCCCGGCGGGAACCTCGTGCTCACCCTGTACTGGTTCACCATCGAGGTATACGAGCCGAACCGCTATCTCTGCGTCCGGGACTCGAAGGAAGGCTCCGACGTCATCGCGTCCATGCCCATCCATGGGCTCCACCGCGACTACCTGGACTGGCGGTTCATCGCCGCGGCCTCGGACAAGGGCGGATACCGCCTCCAGAACCGCAAGAGCCAGATGTACCTGGAGTGGGGAACGAGTGGCTTCGTCCAGCATGCCACGAGCACGGACTGGACCTGGCAGCGCTCGAAGCCGTCCTCCTACGTCCAGAACCTCTCCGTGGTACACGCGGGCTCCGGCCACCCGGCCCACCAGGGCGAGTTCCTCGTGCTGACGTCGGAGGCAGGGGCCCTGGGGCTGTCCTCCAACGGGCTGACGGGCCCGGCCGCGTGCCGGCTCGTGACCCGCGAGCTGATCGAGGACCTGGACGTGGTCCTCGCACGGATGCGGAAGGATTTGGCGGAGCTGGAGCTGGCGCTGAAGTCCGCCGAGCAGGCGCAGGGCGAGGCGCGCATGACGCTGGCGCAGCTGACGCTGGGCGCGAAGGGCAGCGAGGTGTCCCTCCGGATGAGCATCCTGTCCGTCGACCGCCGGGGGCTGCCGGTGGCCGGCGCGCTCCTGGCCTTCGCCGAGACGACGAACACGCCGTTCCTCGTCGACAGCTCCACCGGCCAGGTCATCCTCTACTTCCGCGGCATGGCCGAGGGCGAGCTCATGGCCGCCTACTACGAGCCGTCCGTCACCCGCGAGGTGGTGCAGTTGGGCGAGGCGGCGGAGGGCCTCACCCTCGTCGCCACCAGCGCGGGCCTGGACGCGGACGGCATCCAGGTCAGCCTCGCGGACGGCACCAGCGCCGAGCGCTGCAAGCTGACCGTGAAGGCCCGGAGCTTCACCGAGACGTGGACCGACGTGCCACGCTCCCCGAAGCTGCTCGCCGAGGTGCTCTCCGGTCAGGCCCGCCCCGAGTTCCTGGGCAACGTGGCCTCCGTCAGCGGCACCACGCTCACGCTGGCGCGCGGCGCCCAGCGCTCGTTGGCGGCCGGAGACCGCATCCAGGTGGGCACGCAGGTGCTCCAGGTCAGCACCCTCACCCAACCCAAGGCCACGAAGCTCACCCTCAAGGCCGCCCCCCAGGGCACGCTCACCGCCGGGCAGGCCGTCCGCTTCCTCCCGTATGACTACGGACAGGCGGTGTCCGACCTGCCGGGCTCGACGCTCGCCCAGGGCTCGCTCTGGCTGCGCCCGGTGCCCACGCTCAGCGTGACGACGCTCGCCAACGGCGAAGGCAAGCAGGTGCTGTCCACCACTCCCGGCCGCTGGCACGGAGACGCCCCCGGCCGAGACCTCTCCTTCACCGGTCAGACGTACCTGGCCTCTCCCAGCGGACAGGACACGACACCGCTGGCCCTGCGTGGCGACGTGACGCTGGAGACCTGGCTCCTGCCGACGGCAGTGGACACGTCGTCGGTGGTGCTCGCGTGCGCCCCGGCGGCGCGGACTCCGGAGTCCAGCAACCTCGCGCTGGCGCTCGACGGGAAGACGTACGTGCGCTTCGGGGACGAGGTGGTGCTGGCGGAAGTCGACTTCACCCTGGAGCTGAGGCTGAAGCGCACGAAGACGGGCGTGGCCGAGGTGCTGCTGGCCCATGGCGCCACGGCGGAGGACGGCAACCCGAGGCTGCTCCTCTCCTTCAACAAGGCGGGGAAGCTGTCGTGCGGCTTCGGGAAGGACAGCCTGACGGGCTCGACGGCGGTGAAGGACACGAACTGGCACCATGTCGCCGTCACCCATGACGCCGAGAGCCTCGAGGCCGTCCTGTACCTGGATGGCAAGAAGGTGGCGGGCAAGGAGCTCTCCAGCGCCTACTCGGGTGAGGGCGGGCTGTTCCTGGGCGCGGAGGTGCTCGCGGATGGGACTGCCTCCTCTCCGTCCACCTGCCAGGTGGACGAGGTGCGCGTGTGGGACCATGCCCGCACCGCGCAGTCCATCGTGTCAGGCCAGGAGCTGCGGGTGGCCGGTGACACGCCGGGCCTGCTGGCCTGCTGGCACTTCGTGGAGGAGGAGGCCCGCGACATCGCCCTCGCCGGTGGCGAGTCCGGCGGAACGTATGCCGGCACGCCGGCCTTCGTGGCGTCCCCGCTAGCGCCCCTGGTCAGCCCGCTGGCGCCGCTGGAGTACATGCTCGCGCTCGTGAAGGCGAAGGAGAAGGACGTCCGCTCGGCGCTGGCGCTGGACGGGCAGACGTACGTCCACTGCGGAGACGCGCTGGAGCTGTCCGGGAAGAGCTTCACCGTCGAGCTGTGGCTGAAGCGGACCCGCGACAAGGTCCCCGGGTGCGTGCTGTTCCATGGCTCCACCCTCGCGGAGGACGGCAACCGGCTGGCGCTCTCCCTCACCGCCGACAACAAACTGGTGCTGTCCATGAAGGCCGGCACGACGGACGCGCAGGTCGCCGTCAAGGACATGGAGTGGCACCACTACGCCTTCACCCACAATGCCCAGAGCAAGGCCGTCGTCCTCTACTGCGACGGCGCGCGGGTGGATAACGTCACGCGCTCGGAGGCCTACGCGGGCGAGGGCGAGTGGGGCCTGGGCGGGCTGGGGCCCGACGTGGGCGATGAGGCGCTGGCGGTACCGGCGGCCTGCGGGCTGGACGAGGTGCGGGTCTGGAACAGTGCGCGGAGCCTGGACACCATCAAGGGGGACAAGGGCAAGCGCATGTCGGGGGGCGAGGCGGGACTGCTGGCGTGCTGGGGCTTCAACGACACCCGGGTGAGAGACGCGACGGGACGCCAGTTCCACTGCTCCGTCGTGGGCACGCCGGGCTGGATGAAGTCTCCCATCGACGCGGGCTTCAAGGTGCTCGCGGGCGTGGGGGACTCCTACGTGCTCAGCCAGGAGTCCTTCCCAGTGGGGAGCTGGCGCCATGTCGCGTTCGCCTTCCAGCAGTCCTGGGGCATTCAGCTGCGGGCCGGCGCGTGGCTGGAGGCGGCCCACGCGGATGCCTTCCAGCTCACCGGCGACCTGACGCTGGAGGTGTTCCTCACCGTGGAGGCGCTGGGGCGGCGCCAGCCCCTCATGGGCAAGGGCAGCTTCCAGGACGGCAGCGGACAACAAGCGCCCTACATGTTCGGCATCAACGAAGCGGGGAAGCTGTCCTTCACCTTCGAGGCGGACGGGGGCCGCAAGGAGTTCCTGTCGGACGGCGGCGTGGAGGCCGGGAAGTTCCACCGCGTCGCGGTGGTGCGCAAGGCGTGCAACAGCCGCACCGAGAAGAAGGGGACGCTGGAGATTGCAGGGAAGAGCGTCGAGGTGGTGGAGAGCGTCGAGGTGAAGGAGTGGGACGACCTCCGCTTCTACATCGATGGCCGGGAGGTGGGCGTCAAGCGCTACGAAGGCGCGGAGCCGCTCGGGCATGGGGGCCCCCTGTACTTCGGGAGGATGGCGGAGGGCACGGACACGTACAGCCTCATCGGGACGCTGGCCGAGGTGCGCATGTGGAGCCGGGCGCTGGACCCCGCGCAGCTCGGCGTGCCGCTCAAGCCGAAGGACACCGGGCTGGTGGCGCGGTGGCGCTTCCCGGAGAAGGAGGGCAACGTCACCCAGGACGACGGCCAGAGCTACCCGGTGCGCCTGCGCGGCGCCAGCCGGGTGAAGTCCCCCAACCCCGCGGGCAGCCAGGCCTGGCTGTACGTGAATGGCAAGGGCGTCGCGCTCCAGGCGGTGGCGGTGACGGGCAGCGAAGTCTCCGCCCTGCCCCAGGTGGGCGCGGGACTGAACCTGGGCGGGGTGTGGGACGGCGACGCGCTCAAGGCGGGCTTCAAGGGCGAACTGGAGGAGGTGCGCATCTGGGACAGACTGCGCACCGAGGAGCAGGTGCTCGACAACCTCTTCACCCGGCTGAAGGGGGAGAAGGAGGACCTCGTCGCCTACTACACCTTCGACCTGGACTCGACGCGGACGGAGTCCATGCGGGTCAACGACAACGGCCTGCGCGGAAACCACCTGGAGATGCCGGAGGCGAGCCACCGGCCCGTCCCCGCGCTGAGCACCGCGCCGGTGTCCAATGACACCGCCCGGGTGCGCTCCGCGCTGGCGGGAGTGCGCACGCCGTTCCATGCCCCCATCGACTCCTCGCCCGCCGTCGCCGAGTACGGCGACCTGCAGCGGGATGCGACGGGGGGCATGCGTGGAGCGATGAAGCGCGCGTACTCCTTCACGCTCGAAGGGGCGTGGCACCTGGTGACGGGCTACAAGGTGGGCAACCTCGTCACGGAGTGGGTGAGCCAGGCGCAGTTCGCGCCGCAGGTCATCGGCTTCATCGAGGGCGCGCCCCCCGTGCCGTCGGAGAACCTGACGGCCGGCGTGATTGAGTACACCGGCGAGGTGCCTGGGGATTTGTCCCGCATCGAGTTCGTGCAGGCCGACGAGGTCACCACCACCATCGCCGCGTCGGCGGATACGAGCATGCAGGGCAGCTTGGCCCTCACCCTGGGCACCGGGCTCGGCCAGGACGTCGAGATTGTCACCGCCCCGCTCGGCCTGGGCACGTCGACGCCGGTGGTCAACGTGCTCGCGGAGGGCTCCGGAACGGTGCGCACCGAGCTGTCCGGCGGGTGGATGAGCGATGGCAGCGTGAGCAGGAGCCAGCGCAGGTCCCGGAACATGGCGGTGTCGCTCGCCGGCAACTGGGAGGACCCGAAGAAGCCCCGGGCGGACGGACTGGAGCGCCGCATCGTCCCCTCCAACGTGGGCTTCGCGCTGGTGCAGTCGGAGACGGCGGACGTGTACTCGCTGCGCCTGGAGCACAACCGGGCGCTGGTGGGCTACCGGATGGTGCCCAACCCCGACATCCCCCGGGACTGGAACCTCATCCCCTTCCCCATCAACCCGCTGTACACCAAGCAGGGCACGCTCGACGGGTGCATCGGCTTCTCCAGCGCCGGAAAGGTGCTGGACCCCGACTACCCCATGGCCTCCGCCTACGGCGAGTACTCCTACTTCAAGCCGAGCGAGGCGTACGCGCTCAAGCGCCGCATCCTGCGGGAGGAGCAGCAGGAGCTCAGCTACTTCCGGAGCTTCGACACGGGCAGCCAGCTCACCCAGTCCGGGGTGAACGAGGTCGTCAACAAGGCCCGCAAGGCCCTGGAGGGGGTGATTGGCGAGCTGCCGGGTATGGCGCTCCCGGCGTCGAACACCGAGGAGACGGCGCGCGCCTTCGCCAGGCGCAACCTGTGCAACACGTACGTGTGGACGGCGAAGGGAGGCTTCTTCGCGGAGACGACGGAGACGACGGACGTGGTGACGGAGAGCCAGAACGGCCACTTCACCTACAACGTCATGGGAGAGGCGCACTTCGGGTTCAACCTGGAGATTGCCGGCGTGGGAATCGGTCTCCAGCTGGATGCGTCCTTCGGCGGGGGGCAGACCTTCACCCGCGCGAAGAGCAGCGAGGCCAGCCGCGCGTTCGGCCTGGAGATGCAGCTGGGCCTGCCGGCCAACATCCAGAAGTACGACGCCACCGGGCCCGTCTTCGACACCAACAACCAGCCGGTGCTGGTGCCCGGCAAGGTGGACGCGTACCGCTTCATGAGCTTCTACCTGGACACGGACCGCCGGCACTTCGATGACCTGTTCCGCAAGGTCATCGACCCGCACTGGCTGGAGCAGTCCAGCGAAGCCAACGCCCTGGCGCTGAGGCAGGCGCGGCAGACGGAGAAGGTGCCGCCCTGCTGGCGCATCCTCCACCGGGTGACCTTCATCAGCCGGCTGCTGCCGGACGTGCCGCCGGCCAACGCTCCGGGGGTGGAGAAGGCGATGCGGGCGGAGAACGTCTCCAGCAACTACGAGCTCATCCAGCGACTGGAGCCCTATGTGCGTGAGCACCTGGGCAGCCAGGCGCGGCTGGCGGAGGCGACACGGCAGGCCCTCAAGAGCTACCTGCCGGAGCTGGTGCCGCATGCGGACCAGGTCATCCAGTACCTGTCGCTGTACTACGAAGTCCCAGGGTAG